Sequence from the Gloeocapsopsis dulcis genome:
CGCGGTTGTTATGCCGTGGTGCGGCGGCGAGGATTTGAAACAGATTATAACGAACCGCAATTTGGGCTGTGGAGTCGCCACTAATGACAATATCGCAGTCTTGCCACAAATCATCCCACACTGCACCGTGAGCTGCGAGTAAAGTTGTATAACTCGGCAAACTCGCCAGTCGTTCTTGGGCTGCAGATACAGGTTGGTCTGCTTCGAGTGAAGTAAAAACAGTCACGATTTTTTCTAAGGTGACAGTCTTACCTGGCTGTGCCTGAAATACTGTTGTTAATGTCGGACTACCAAGCTCTCCTGTAAGTTTAACGGGTGTTGCTTCCGAACACGCAAGTTGAAATGCCATCCCTAGCTCAATTTCCGAATGGCTACAGCGCTGGCGTAACCAGGCGTTATTATTGCTACCACCTTGTTCGAGCCAATCCCAATGTTTGACACCGTGATTATCTACGTTACCATTGATGCTAGCTTCGACCGCGATCGCTCCTGTAAAGTCTAGCGGCGTTATCTGGCAGTGCAGCACCAAAACATGATCGTCTGCCATGCTGATTATGCGCTCAAAGTGGAGCTTTACGGTATGCCCACCAGGACTACGCCACAACACGTCACGGCTAACAATACCCCAGCGCAGGTCTAGCTGGCGCTGATATTCTAATATCTCGCCTTGATTTAGACAAAAGCGATCGCTTCCTATGTATACTGTTAATGGCAGCCAATCTGGACAGTTGACTAGTTCCGTATGCATAACGGGAACATGATCGTACACGCCATTAATTAAAGTGGCTGCACTGGCGTTTGGGTAGCCCTCTTCAAAGCTGCCGCGCGTGCCAAGGTAACCGTTACCCAAGGTAAATAAAGTTTCCTTGTGGTGCAGTTCTGCTGGGTCAAATTGAGTTTCAAAAACATTCCAACCGCTGTAGTCCATGACTAGATCGTCTCGCTGTGGGTATCGTACAATACAAAAATCTCTTTCTATAGCATTCCCCTTTAGATAGATGACTGCAGGGAATTTATGAAAACCGAAGTAAAACTATACAAAACGCAATAAAGTGTTGTTAAAATTTGCAGTTAATAACGCAGGAAGTTAGTAGCACTTTGCTATCTACTAAGTTAGAGAAAATGGCAGATGGATTATATTGTAATCGTAGCTATTTCTCCTGCCTTCTATCTATTGGGTTTCCCGATCCCATGCCGACCTCCGACCTCTTTTAAGCTTCAATAACAACTCGGAGGTTTCCGCGTTTTCTGGCAACGCGACACGCAGTAGTATTGCCCGAACGCTCAAATTCCAGATCTAATAAAGTAGGTCCAACGCGCAAGTTGTGTACAGACAGGGTATTAATTGATTCTGGCAAAGCAGGGTCAATGATTCGCAAGCAGTTGTTTTTAGCATCAGGAACTAAATTCACCATCATTTGCAAAAGTTGAAAGATACTTCCTGTTGCCCAAGCTTGTGGCGAACATGCAACTGGATACTGTACGGGATCGTTATCGTTTGTGCGTTCGTAGCCGCAAAACAATTCTGGTGGTCGTTGATAAGGCTGACGTTGGGTCATTTCTAAAATACTTTGAGAAAGCTCAAGAGCTTGATCGATCAATCCTAGCGATCGCACACCCATAGCAATCATTGAGTTGTCATGTGGCCAAACTGAACCAATGTGATACCCCATCGGATTATATGCTGGGGACAAGCTACTCAGAGTGCGAATGCCCCAACCGTTGAACATATCAGGTCCTCGTAACCGTTCTGCTACACTGTAAGCTTTTTCTGGTGTGAGAATGCCCAGGTGTAGACAATGACCAGGATTAGAAGTGATACTATCAACCTGCTTGCCTTCACCATCTAAAGCTAAAGCACAGTAATCTTGCTCCTTCATCCAAAAGTCACGATTGAATCGTTCTCTAAGAAGATTGGCATCTTCTTGCCAGCGTTCTGCTAAGTCGAGCCGCTTTTTCATCCTGGCTATTTCTGCTAAGCGGACTTTTGCTGCATAAACGTACGCTTGAACTTCGCATAATGTAATAGAACCATTAGCTAAGTGCCCGTGCCGATCTACAATACAATCATCTGAGTCTTTCCATCCTTGGTTAACTAAACCACGTCGGGAAGTACGAAAATAGCTAAGATAACCTGTTTTTTCACAATTCAGGTCAATCCACTCCATTGCAGCTAGCGCATTCGACCACAGTTGCTCTAGGGTTTCGTTGTCGTGCGTCCAAGCATAGTATTCTGTGTAGAGCATTAACCACAATGGGGTTGCGTCTACTGTGCCATAGTAAGGTGTATGAGGAATTTCTTGGCAACGTGCCATTTCACCCATACGCAACTCGTGCAGAATTTTACCTGGTTGTTCTTCCCGCCACTCATCTTCTATTTTACCTTGATAAGCAGCAAGAATAGTGAGTGTTTCCCGCGCGATCGCAGGGTTCAACATGAGCGTTTGTGACGCTGTAATCAGCGAGTCGCGCCCAAATAATGCAGAAAACCAGGGAACACCAGCTGAGACGACTTTGCAGCTACCAAAACTTTTGCCAATTGATTGTCGCAAGAGATACAAATCTTGCTCGGCGCGTTCGATTGTCCGATTAAAAATAACTTTATCTGAGCGAATTTGCGTAATATGGTGTCGCCAATTTTGCTCTTCTAATAACTCAGCAGCTTTCGCCTGTACTAATGTCATTGGAGCACTGACAGTTGAAGTCTGCTGATGGTTAGTCAGCATTTGTAGCCGATAGCCCAACTTTTGCGTTTGGTGAGAAACTAGTTCTATTTGCCAAATTGCCGTGTAGCCTTTAAAAGATTTCGGTTGGAGGTATTGGAACTGAATACGTGATTCTAGCAGCGATCCATCTAACCCTTGATAAGCTAGTGTCAGTGCGTCTTGATAACACAATAGGTAAGCACCATCATTTGATGAGGCGTCATCATCTTGAGGTTTGGTTGATGGTTCAGCCAGGCGCAGAAGCCTACCGCGTTTTTCTCGCTGAAAGCCTCGAATTTCAAATAAATCAATAAAATCGGCATCAAAGCTAAGACTTAGCTCAAAACTCACTGAGCTAGTACTATAATTTGTAATTTCGATTTCTTCAAATAACGCTCCACCCAGCGCCATTTCTCTACGAATTCCTAGTGCATCAGCTTTTAAGCGGTCTTCAATTGTCGGATTGGTACATAGAATTGACAGTGAGAAACCTTTATCAGCAGTACTACTCAGCAGCACTGGCGATCGCCCTTCAATTTGCAACTCTAGCCGACTGAGAAACCGAGTATCATTGCAAAAAAGCCCCATGCTTGCTTTTTGTTCATCTGTTGCGCCTATACAGCCAGAAATATTCCCTAGCGTATCAGTGACTAGGAATAAATCGTCATCTTTGACTGTGAGTGTCGGTTGCGGTCGTTCACTTAAGACACAAGGCCACTCGGGAATCGGTAACTGCTGTGCTGGAACAAAAATTCTCCCATCTAGTTCGAGTTTGTCTGTTGTCATCAGCGTATCTGGTGTCATGCCAAATATTTCCGCTTCCACAATGTGATTTACATTTCTCAGGCTGTTAATTGCTTTCACAGTGTTTGACAGGTCAAACAACCACTCTTAGCAATCCTTACATAATTTTTTTACACGACTGAAGTAAGTTATACAACTTACCACTTAAAATGAAAAATTGACAAGATTCTTCATGACTTATGCTGGAGTCAAAAGCCTGGGGCGATCAGCAGTGACTTTTGACTTCTAGACATCTACATTTTGGTTGACACTACTCAGTTGTCAAGAGCTTATCATTTGAAACGCTTTTTCGTATTCATCTGTCATCGATTGAACACTAAAATGGTTCACAACGTAATCTCGGCAAGTCTGTCGGTCAAGCTTAAGTGCTTCTGGAATTGCCTCAACCATCTTCTCAAGTGAACGGCAGACAAAACCAGTTTTGCCGTGAGCAATAACTTCTGGTACCGAGCCAAGTGCCATCCCAATGACTGGGGTACCTGTTGCCATAGATTCAATCATCACCAACCCAAAAGGTTCGCGCCAGGTGATGGGAAAGAGTGTTACTGTAGCTCCACTAAGCAACTGTACTTTCTGTTCGTGAGAAACCTCGCCTAAATACTGAATTTGCTCGCCATCGATTTCTGATTCGACCTGTTCGCGATAAAAGTCGCGGTCAACAGGATCAATCTTGCCAGCCATTTTCAATGGTAAGCCAGCTGCCCGTGCGATTTGAATAGCTTGTAGCGGTCCTTTTTCAGGGGAAAGCCTGCCGACAAAAGCAAGATATGCAGGTTGTGCAGGTTCAGGTTGAAACGGATAGACAGACGTATCAATACCGTTGTAAACCGTATGAATGTAGTTTAACCCCAACCGAGGTTCTCTTTGTGCCTCACTGATACTGATATATGGTTGCCAAGCAAAACGGCGGAACATTTTTTCGTTATCAGGGGTGAAGATCCCATGCGTCGTGTGTACTGTCGGCGTTTTGCTAAAACTTGTGTATGGCAGTGCTGCACAGCCAATATGTGAATGAATGATATCAAAATGATGGGCTGAGCTATATACTTCAGTCAGCATCAATTGCTCATAAATTCCAGGTTCTTTAATGCCAGGATCGAGCCGTAAAGCTTGTTCGTGCACTGACACTAAATTTGCTGTTGTAATCGAGTCACCAGAAGCAAACAAAGTTACTTCATGACCGCGGCGAACCAATTCATCTGTCAGTAAACTGACAATGAGTTCAATGCCACCATAGCGAAAAGGCGGAACACGCTCCCATAAAGGAGCAACTTGGGCAATTTTCATTACAAGGTATGCACCAATAACAGGATCATTAACCGGACTGGCACTATACTTAATGCCAGTATAATTTGTTTATACTTAACAAAGCATCACCGTCTCTATGCAGATATACCACTA
This genomic interval carries:
- a CDS encoding glycogen debranching N-terminal domain-containing protein; this translates as MTPDTLMTTDKLELDGRIFVPAQQLPIPEWPCVLSERPQPTLTVKDDDLFLVTDTLGNISGCIGATDEQKASMGLFCNDTRFLSRLELQIEGRSPVLLSSTADKGFSLSILCTNPTIEDRLKADALGIRREMALGGALFEEIEITNYSTSSVSFELSLSFDADFIDLFEIRGFQREKRGRLLRLAEPSTKPQDDDASSNDGAYLLCYQDALTLAYQGLDGSLLESRIQFQYLQPKSFKGYTAIWQIELVSHQTQKLGYRLQMLTNHQQTSTVSAPMTLVQAKAAELLEEQNWRHHITQIRSDKVIFNRTIERAEQDLYLLRQSIGKSFGSCKVVSAGVPWFSALFGRDSLITASQTLMLNPAIARETLTILAAYQGKIEDEWREEQPGKILHELRMGEMARCQEIPHTPYYGTVDATPLWLMLYTEYYAWTHDNETLEQLWSNALAAMEWIDLNCEKTGYLSYFRTSRRGLVNQGWKDSDDCIVDRHGHLANGSITLCEVQAYVYAAKVRLAEIARMKKRLDLAERWQEDANLLRERFNRDFWMKEQDYCALALDGEGKQVDSITSNPGHCLHLGILTPEKAYSVAERLRGPDMFNGWGIRTLSSLSPAYNPMGYHIGSVWPHDNSMIAMGVRSLGLIDQALELSQSILEMTQRQPYQRPPELFCGYERTNDNDPVQYPVACSPQAWATGSIFQLLQMMVNLVPDAKNNCLRIIDPALPESINTLSVHNLRVGPTLLDLEFERSGNTTACRVARKRGNLRVVIEA
- a CDS encoding glycosyltransferase family 4 protein, with translation MKIAQVAPLWERVPPFRYGGIELIVSLLTDELVRRGHEVTLFASGDSITTANLVSVHEQALRLDPGIKEPGIYEQLMLTEVYSSAHHFDIIHSHIGCAALPYTSFSKTPTVHTTHGIFTPDNEKMFRRFAWQPYISISEAQREPRLGLNYIHTVYNGIDTSVYPFQPEPAQPAYLAFVGRLSPEKGPLQAIQIARAAGLPLKMAGKIDPVDRDFYREQVESEIDGEQIQYLGEVSHEQKVQLLSGATVTLFPITWREPFGLVMIESMATGTPVIGMALGSVPEVIAHGKTGFVCRSLEKMVEAIPEALKLDRQTCRDYVVNHFSVQSMTDEYEKAFQMISS